Genomic window (Aphis gossypii isolate Hap1 unplaced genomic scaffold, ASM2018417v2 Contig01011, whole genome shotgun sequence):
TAAATCAACAAGATATTGAAATAGATAACCGTTGGATTGTTCCATATTCACCCATTTTATCAAAGACATTCAAAGCACACATCAACGTTGAATCTTGCCATTCAgtgaaatctattaaatacatttgcaaaTATGTAACCAAAGGGAGTGATATGGCTGTGATTGGAATTGGTGCAGAGAATTCCAATGATGAAGTTACCCAATACCAAATGGGCCGCTATGTCAGTAGTAATGAATCAGTTTGgcgaatattttcttttcctaTTCATGAGAGACACCCTTCTGTTGTTCACTTAGCTGTGCATTTAGAAAATGGACAAAAAGTGTATTTTACAGCACAGAACGCAGTACAAAGAGCTGCTCAGCCACCATCTACTACATTAACCAGTTTTTTTGAGACATGCCAAAACGATGATTTCGCACAAACATTGCTATATTCTGAaatgccaaaatattatacctggaATCAATCCTCAAGGAGATTTATACGACGGAAACAAGGAAAACCAGTTCCAGGATATACAGATGTATATTCCACCGATGCGATTGGCCGGATTTATTCAGTACATCCAAGCAAtgatgaatgtttttatttacgacTGCTATTAGTCAATGTACGTGGCCCAACATCATTCCAACAGTTACGAACTGTTGATGGTGAATTGTGTGTATCCTACAGAGAAGCCTGTCAACGTTTGCAATTGCTTGAAAATGACGCTCATTGGGATCAAACTCTCAATGATGCTGTAATATCATCACACGCTCATCAAATACGAacattgttttctataatcaTATCTACATGCTTCCCATCAAACCCAATTGATTTGTGGATCAAGTACAAAGATTATATGTgtgatgatattttgtatcaaatacaGAATAGAATGGGAAAtctaaatatacaaatcagtgaagaaatttacaatgaagcattgatttcaattgaggacatgtgaataaaaaataattaaataaaactataacagttaaaactataactacttacttttaaatcattatatatgttttatttaattattttttattcacaacgcCCTATCACCAGGGTGACGGTTCTGTTCaggagaattttttaaaatacgtaggcACAAAAACTGCCACATTACAAATCTTTCGTCGTGAATTCGACGTAATATTAGCACTATCAatacgattaaattaaaaattaacacacggcatacgaaaatgcaaaaaaagaaagtaacacacgggcaacgccgtgtcgggtcagctagtattatataaatacataccatGAAGATTTTTTTGGTGTCTATTAAGATGTgacttgtatttaaatgtttaaatagtgCATGGGAATCGAATTCCGAGATGAGATTTTTTATGAGTCGACAAATTACGCTTCGCGTTAAAAACCGATGGACACTTATCgcatttaaacatgtttaaataaagtgtttaaacacttggaaaaattgttaatattgttgtgTAAGGACTGTAAAAACGCGGAGATAATACGTACGAAATGGTTGTCTAGAACAGACTGAACGTACATCGACGGGTAACGGAGAAAGTGTCTTAGCATGAGCGGTGATGAAGACAAATTAAGCCAGggttaggtaaaatattatttgggaattaggtatatcactatagatttttaactattttgggTATCATTGTATTGAACAGAGCATCGATAAAATGGGTAATACCATGAATTAAGATATACTGGATACGGAACGGAGCAGGTTATCAGTCCATAAAAATGAAACTGAAAAGTGCTAAGACAATCAGCTGCTGTGTCAAGAATGCTAGCGCTCtctagttatattttactatattatattatactctctagttgtattatattcccgcactttttttgaaaatatattattgtatttgatttgTGTCACAAAAAATGTGGGCaagagtcaaaatattttgaaatttatatgatgtattttaaaatgctaatacaaacatctaaataaaattaaaaatatttgtggcaataagttttttagttgcataaaaaaaactaaatatatttggttGAAAACGGCTTCTGCGGTTCTGCTTAAAAATCCGAGTCAATTACGACCACTcaaaagtaccaactagattaTCTTTCCcatcagaaaatattatgaagttgAAAATAGAAGCATTATTTCTATTAGCAAAAATGTTTACTGCAGATAGAAAAAAAcactcatcataatatattattataataataaatataatataccatataatatattatattttaaattttaaaataaaataatatatttttttgataacaattaGAGGTGGTTAGTTTTTATAACACGTGATTACAAATTGTTGATGATAATTTGCATtttctcattattttattaaatatttttaaacatattttatatacatttatacgtcTTCCATGGTAAGGGAGAACAAATGTTGTATACAAAACTGTCCAGGGTTACATAAATCTAGGTTTAGCATCCCAGAACGTTCCTTCAATGAATGGCAAGAAGCAATTGGAACATCTTTAACCAAAAGATCAAGAATTTGTGGAGctcatttttctaaaaatgataTTCACGATACTTGGACTTCCGGTGAAGGGTCAAATCAGTATTCGGTAAGttgtaagtttaatttttgattataatcattgtcaaatatacctaacataatatacttagtataatGCTAAATTATATCACTGATGCTTACTAAGTTTtttgttctaaaatatatatagatatgctTAAAAAAGCCAAGATTAAAAGATGGAGAAGTTcctaaattacttttaaatggaAATGCTGGAAATGTTGATACACCCATCACTCTCAATACCTCAAGTAGTTTTAATGTTGAACCTAGTATTTACTCTGCTTCAGAAGTTGTTGAAATCAATCaggttcaaaaattattttaattttttattaccatatacattttttataaatagcttaaatagttaattctaGTCTCTGATTTTAACTGAAtacatgattattaattaatatggcCGTAAGtcaatacaaatgtatttgtattttttaaataaaaataataattatttaataatatatattatatattttagaatactaATGAAAATATGGAATGGAGTGTATCTTCTGATATTAATACTAGTTGTACATCTCAAACCAGCAGTACAACGTTGTcaactaattttaatgaaaattcggaattatataatcttttattaaaGAAGAGTTATGACATAAAATTACCATCTTGTTGGTTAAATGATCttacaactaataaaaaacttaaaactaaatttatatcattttttaaaatgggaTGTTATGGCAACAGGTGTCAAAGAATTGTTGAAAAGCAACTAGTAGTAACTGAaagtatgtattatgaataggtacataataatttgaactaaGAGaattaacacatattttataatatttttttagagtctgaacatattatatatgtactcgACGTTCAGCTCTCTGTTGAAGAAATAGAAATGTTTTATCCTACTTCATCTGTTACTTTAACAAAGCCCACCATTTTAGATAttgagaaaataataagta
Coding sequences:
- the LOC126555698 gene encoding uncharacterized protein LOC126555698, which encodes MVRENKCCIQNCPGLHKSRFSIPERSFNEWQEAIGTSLTKRSRICGAHFSKNDIHDTWTSGEGSNQYSICLKKPRLKDGEVPKLLLNGNAGNVDTPITLNTSSSFNVEPSIYSASEVVEINQVQKLF